In the Streptomyces sp. BHT-5-2 genome, one interval contains:
- a CDS encoding DNA-directed RNA polymerase subunit beta' gives MLDVNFFDELRIGLATADDIRQWSHGEVKKPETINYRTLKPEKDGLFCEKIFGPTRDWECYCGKYKRVRFKGIICERCGVEVTRAKVRRERMGHIELAAPVTHIWYFKGVPSRLGYLLDLAPKDLEKVIYFAAYMITFVDEERRTRDLPSLEAHVSVERQQIENRRDSDLEARAKKLETDLAELEAEGAKADARRKVREGAEREMKQLRDRAQREIDRLDEVWNRFKNLKVQDLEGDELLYRELRDRFGTYFDGSMGAAALQKRLETFDLEEEAERLREIIRTGKGQKKTRALKRLKVVSAFLQTRNSPKGMVLDCIPVIPPDLRPMVQLDGGRFATSDLNDLYRRVINRNNRLKRLLDLGAPEIIVNNEKRMLQEAVDALFDNGRRGRPVTGPGNRPLKSLSDMLKGKQGRFRQNLLGKRVDYSARSVIVVGPQLKLHQCGLPKAMALELFKPFVMKRLVDLNHAQNIKSAKRMVERGRTVVYDVLEEVIAEHPVLLNRAPTLHRLGIQAFEPQLVEGKAIQIHPLVCTAFNADFDGDQMAVHLPLSAEAQAEARILMLSSNNILKPADGRPVTMPTQDMVLGLFFLTTDEEEREVKGEGRSFASVSEAIMAFDARELSLQAKVDIRFPIGTVPPRGWTPPAPVEGEPEWQQGDSFRLRTTLGRALFNELLPEDYPFVDYSVGKKQLSAIVNDLAERYPKVIVAATLDNLKASGFYWATRSGVTVAVSDIVVPEAKKAIVSGYEAQDEKVQKQYERGLITKDERTQELINIWTKATNEVAEAMNENFPKTNPIFMMVDSGARGNMMQMRQIAGMRGLVSNAKNETIPRPIKASFREGLSVLEYFISTHGARKGLADTALRTADSGYLTRRLVDVSQDVIIREEDCGTERGLKLRIGSKGADGILRKADDVESSVYARMLAEDVVVDGKVVAPANVDLGDVLIDQLIAHGVEEVKTRSVLTCESAVGTCAYCYGRSLATGKLVDIGEAVGIIAAQSIGEPGTQLTMRTFHTGGVAGDDITLGLPRVVELFEARTPKGVAPISEAAGRVRIEETEKTKKVIVTPDDGSDETAYGVSKRARMLVSEGDHVEVGQPLTVGAINPHDVLRILGQRAVQVHLVGEVQKVYNSQGVAIHDKHIEIIIRQMLRRVTIIESGDAELLPGELVERSKFEGENRRVVAEGGHPASGRPQLMGITKASLATESWLSAASFQETTRVLTDAAINAKSDSLIGLKENVIIGKLIPAGTGLSRYRNIRVEPTEEAKAAMYSAVGYDDIDYSPFGTGSGQAVPLEDYDYGPYNQ, from the coding sequence GTGCTCGACGTCAACTTCTTCGACGAGCTGCGGATCGGCCTCGCCACCGCTGACGACATCCGTCAGTGGTCCCACGGCGAGGTCAAGAAGCCGGAGACCATCAACTACCGCACCCTCAAGCCCGAGAAGGACGGCCTCTTCTGCGAGAAGATCTTCGGCCCCACCCGGGACTGGGAGTGCTACTGCGGTAAGTACAAGCGCGTCCGCTTCAAGGGCATCATCTGCGAGCGCTGCGGTGTCGAGGTCACTCGCGCCAAGGTGCGCCGTGAGCGGATGGGCCACATCGAGCTGGCGGCGCCCGTCACCCACATCTGGTACTTCAAGGGCGTGCCGAGCCGGCTGGGCTACCTGCTGGACCTCGCGCCCAAGGACCTCGAGAAGGTCATCTACTTCGCCGCGTACATGATCACGTTCGTGGACGAGGAGCGCCGCACCCGCGACCTGCCCTCGCTGGAGGCGCACGTCTCCGTCGAGCGCCAGCAGATCGAGAACCGCCGCGACTCCGACCTGGAGGCCCGCGCCAAGAAGCTCGAGACCGACCTGGCCGAGCTGGAGGCCGAGGGCGCCAAGGCGGATGCCCGCCGCAAGGTGCGCGAGGGTGCCGAGCGCGAGATGAAGCAGCTGCGCGACCGTGCGCAGCGCGAGATCGACCGCCTCGACGAGGTCTGGAACCGCTTCAAGAACCTCAAGGTCCAGGACCTGGAGGGCGACGAGCTCCTCTACCGCGAGCTGCGGGACCGCTTCGGCACGTACTTCGACGGTTCGATGGGTGCCGCCGCGCTGCAGAAGCGGCTGGAGACCTTCGACCTGGAGGAGGAGGCCGAGCGCCTCCGCGAGATCATCCGGACCGGCAAGGGCCAGAAGAAGACCCGTGCGCTCAAGCGCCTGAAGGTCGTCTCCGCCTTCCTGCAGACCCGCAACAGCCCCAAGGGCATGGTGCTGGACTGCATCCCGGTGATCCCGCCGGACCTGCGTCCGATGGTGCAGCTGGACGGTGGCCGCTTCGCGACCTCCGACCTGAACGACCTGTACCGCCGCGTGATCAACCGCAACAACCGCCTGAAGCGGCTTCTCGACCTCGGCGCGCCCGAGATCATCGTGAACAACGAGAAGCGCATGCTCCAGGAGGCCGTCGACGCGCTCTTCGACAACGGCCGCCGCGGCCGCCCGGTGACGGGCCCCGGCAACCGTCCGCTGAAGTCGCTGTCCGACATGCTCAAGGGCAAGCAGGGCCGCTTCCGTCAGAACCTGCTCGGCAAGCGCGTCGACTACTCGGCCCGTTCCGTCATCGTCGTCGGCCCGCAGCTCAAGCTGCACCAGTGCGGTCTGCCCAAGGCCATGGCGCTGGAGCTGTTCAAGCCGTTCGTGATGAAGCGCCTGGTGGACCTCAACCACGCGCAGAACATCAAGTCGGCCAAGCGCATGGTCGAGCGCGGCCGCACCGTGGTGTACGACGTCCTCGAAGAGGTCATCGCCGAGCACCCGGTGCTGCTGAACCGTGCGCCCACCCTGCACCGCCTCGGCATCCAGGCCTTCGAGCCGCAGCTGGTCGAGGGCAAGGCCATCCAGATCCACCCGCTCGTCTGCACCGCGTTCAACGCGGACTTCGACGGTGACCAGATGGCCGTGCACCTGCCGCTGTCCGCGGAGGCGCAGGCCGAGGCACGCATCCTGATGCTGTCCTCGAACAACATCCTCAAGCCGGCCGACGGCCGTCCGGTCACCATGCCGACCCAGGACATGGTGCTGGGCCTCTTCTTCCTCACCACGGACGAGGAGGAGCGCGAGGTCAAGGGTGAGGGCCGTTCGTTCGCCTCGGTCTCCGAAGCGATCATGGCCTTCGACGCCCGCGAGCTCTCGCTCCAGGCGAAGGTCGACATCCGCTTCCCGATCGGCACCGTGCCGCCGCGTGGCTGGACCCCGCCGGCCCCCGTCGAGGGCGAGCCGGAGTGGCAGCAGGGCGACAGCTTCCGGCTGCGGACGACCCTGGGCCGCGCGCTCTTCAACGAGCTGCTGCCCGAGGACTACCCGTTCGTCGACTACTCGGTGGGCAAGAAGCAGCTCTCCGCGATCGTCAACGACCTGGCCGAGCGCTACCCGAAGGTCATCGTGGCGGCGACGCTCGACAACCTGAAGGCGTCCGGCTTCTACTGGGCCACCCGTTCCGGCGTCACCGTCGCCGTCTCCGACATCGTCGTGCCGGAGGCCAAGAAGGCGATCGTCTCCGGCTACGAGGCCCAGGACGAGAAGGTCCAGAAGCAGTACGAGCGCGGTCTGATCACCAAGGACGAGCGCACGCAGGAGCTCATCAACATCTGGACCAAGGCGACCAACGAGGTCGCCGAGGCGATGAATGAGAACTTCCCCAAGACCAACCCCATCTTCATGATGGTTGACTCGGGTGCCCGAGGAAACATGATGCAGATGCGGCAGATCGCCGGTATGCGTGGTCTGGTGTCGAACGCCAAGAACGAGACCATCCCGCGTCCGATCAAGGCGTCCTTCCGCGAGGGCCTGTCCGTGCTGGAGTACTTCATCTCCACCCACGGTGCCCGTAAGGGTCTGGCGGACACCGCCCTGCGTACCGCCGACTCCGGTTACCTCACCCGTCGTCTGGTCGACGTCTCCCAGGACGTCATCATTCGCGAGGAGGACTGCGGCACCGAGCGCGGCCTCAAGCTGCGGATCGGTTCGAAGGGCGCGGACGGCATCCTGCGCAAGGCGGACGACGTCGAGTCCTCCGTGTACGCGCGGATGCTCGCCGAGGACGTCGTGGTGGACGGCAAGGTCGTCGCACCGGCCAACGTCGACCTCGGTGACGTGCTGATCGACCAGCTGATCGCGCACGGCGTGGAGGAGGTCAAGACCCGCTCGGTCCTGACCTGTGAGTCCGCGGTCGGTACCTGTGCGTACTGCTACGGCCGTTCGCTGGCCACCGGCAAGCTGGTCGACATCGGTGAGGCGGTCGGCATCATCGCCGCCCAGTCCATCGGTGAGCCCGGCACCCAGCTGACGATGCGTACCTTCCACACCGGTGGTGTGGCCGGTGACGACATCACCCTGGGTCTGCCGCGTGTCGTCGAGCTCTTCGAGGCCCGTACGCCCAAGGGCGTCGCCCCGATCTCGGAGGCGGCCGGCCGCGTCCGCATCGAGGAGACCGAGAAGACCAAGAAGGTCATCGTCACGCCGGACGACGGCAGCGACGAGACGGCCTACGGCGTCTCCAAGCGCGCCCGCATGCTGGTGTCCGAGGGTGACCACGTCGAGGTCGGCCAGCCGCTGACCGTCGGTGCGATCAACCCGCACGACGTGCTGCGGATCCTCGGCCAGCGTGCCGTCCAGGTCCACCTGGTCGGCGAGGTCCAGAAGGTCTACAACAGCCAGGGCGTGGCGATCCACGACAAGCACATCGAGATCATCATCCGGCAGATGCTGCGCCGTGTGACGATCATCGAGTCCGGCGACGCGGAGCTGCTGCCGGGCGAGCTGGTGGAGCGCTCGAAGTTCGAGGGCGAGAACCGTCGCGTGGTGGCGGAAGGCGGCCACCCGGCCTCCGGCCGTCCGCAGCTGATGGGTATCACCAAGGCCTCGCTGGCGACGGAGTCCTGGCTGTCGGCCGCCTCCTTCCAGGAGACGACCCGAGTCCTGACGGACGCGGCGATCAACGCCAAGTCCGACAGCCTCATCGGCCTCAAGGAGAACGTCATCATCGGTAAGCTCATCCCGGCCGGTACGGGCCTGTCCCGCTACCGCAACATCCGGGTCGAGCCGACCGAGGAGGCCAAGGCCGCGATGTACTCGGCCGTCGGTTACGACGACATCGACTACTCGCCGTTCGGCACCGGTTCCGGCCAGGCGGTCCCGCTGGAGGACTACGACTACGGTCCGTACAACCAGTAA
- a CDS encoding DUF1707 and DUF4190 domain-containing protein: MRASHADRERAVDVLKAGFAEGRLGQAEYEQRMGRAYQAQTHAELQMLVADLPQGPVPQAQFTPRPAVPATFMPLQMPMPQTTNGAATGALVCGLIGPFTWGLTSIPAVILGHKARAEIRRTGERGDGQAIAGLVLGWLGIGAWALFFLVMVLLAVTRG; this comes from the coding sequence ATGCGGGCCTCGCACGCCGACCGCGAGCGCGCGGTCGACGTGCTGAAGGCGGGTTTCGCCGAGGGGCGTCTCGGACAGGCCGAGTACGAGCAGCGGATGGGCCGGGCCTATCAGGCGCAGACCCACGCCGAGTTGCAGATGCTGGTCGCCGATCTTCCGCAGGGCCCGGTGCCGCAGGCGCAGTTCACGCCGCGGCCCGCAGTGCCGGCTACGTTCATGCCCCTCCAGATGCCGATGCCGCAGACCACCAACGGCGCCGCCACGGGCGCGCTGGTCTGCGGGCTGATAGGCCCGTTCACCTGGGGTCTGACGTCGATCCCCGCGGTGATCCTGGGGCACAAGGCGCGGGCCGAGATCCGGCGGACGGGGGAGCGGGGCGACGGCCAGGCGATCGCCGGGCTGGTGCTCGGCTGGCTCGGGATCGGTGCCTGGGCCCTGTTCTTCCTGGTGATGGTGTTGCTGGCGGTGACCCGCGGCTGA
- the fusA gene encoding elongation factor G — protein sequence MATTSLDLAKVRNIGIMAHIDAGKTTTTERILFYTGVSYKIGEVHDGAATMDWMEQEQERGITITSAATTCHWPLDNVDNTINIIDTPGHVDFTVEVERSLRVLDGAVTVFDGVAGVEPQSETVWRQADRYGVPRICFVNKLDRTGAEFHRCVDMITDRLGATPIVMQLPIGTEADFKGVVDLVTMKALVWSAEAAKGEMYDTVDIPDTHIEAADEWRGKLLETVAENDEEIMELYLEGQEPTVEQLYAAIRRITIASGNADVTTVTPVFCGTAFKNKGVQPLLDAVVRYLPSPLDVEAIEGHAVNNPDEVVKRRPSEEEPLAALAFKIASDPHLGKLTFIRVYSGRLEAGTQVQNSVKGKKERIGKIYRMHANKREEIDAVGAGDIVAVMGLKQTTTGETLCDAGSPVILESMEFPAPVIQVAIEPKSKGDQEKLGVAIQRLAEEDPSFQVHTDEETGQTIIAGMGELHLDVLVDRMKREFRVEANVGKPQVAYRETLRKPVERLDYTHKKQTGGSGQFAKVQIALEPLEGDGYEFENKVTGGRIPREYIPSVDAGCQEAMEFGVLAGYPLTGVKVTLLDGAFHEVDSSEMAFKIAGSMAFKEAARKASPALLEPMMKVEVTTPEDYMGDVIGDINSRRGQIQSMEDRAGAKLVTGLVPLSEMFGYVGDLRSKTSGRASYSMQFDSYAEVPKNVAEEIIAKAKGE from the coding sequence ATGGCTACCACTTCGCTTGACCTGGCCAAGGTCCGCAACATCGGGATCATGGCCCACATCGACGCGGGCAAGACGACCACCACCGAGCGGATCCTGTTCTACACCGGTGTTTCGTACAAGATCGGTGAGGTCCACGACGGCGCTGCCACGATGGACTGGATGGAGCAGGAGCAGGAGCGCGGCATCACGATCACGTCTGCCGCGACGACCTGCCACTGGCCGCTGGACAACGTCGACAACACCATCAACATCATCGACACCCCGGGCCACGTCGACTTCACCGTCGAGGTGGAGCGTTCGCTGCGCGTGCTCGACGGTGCGGTGACGGTGTTCGACGGCGTTGCCGGTGTCGAGCCCCAGTCCGAGACCGTTTGGCGTCAGGCGGACCGCTACGGCGTTCCGCGCATCTGCTTCGTCAACAAGCTCGACCGCACGGGTGCCGAGTTCCACCGCTGCGTCGACATGATCACGGATCGCCTGGGCGCGACCCCGATCGTGATGCAGCTGCCGATCGGCACCGAGGCCGACTTCAAGGGCGTCGTCGACCTCGTGACGATGAAGGCCCTGGTCTGGTCGGCCGAGGCCGCCAAGGGCGAGATGTACGACACCGTCGACATCCCGGACACGCACATCGAGGCCGCCGACGAATGGCGCGGCAAGCTCCTCGAGACCGTGGCCGAGAACGACGAAGAGATCATGGAGCTGTACCTGGAGGGCCAGGAGCCCACCGTGGAGCAGCTCTACGCCGCGATCCGTCGTATCACCATCGCCTCCGGCAACGCCGACGTCACCACCGTCACCCCGGTGTTCTGCGGTACCGCGTTCAAGAACAAGGGCGTACAGCCCCTGCTCGACGCGGTCGTGCGCTACCTCCCGTCCCCGCTGGACGTCGAGGCCATCGAGGGTCACGCGGTCAACAACCCGGACGAGGTCGTCAAGCGGCGCCCGTCCGAGGAGGAGCCGCTGGCCGCCCTCGCCTTCAAGATCGCGAGCGACCCCCACCTGGGCAAGCTCACCTTCATCCGGGTGTACTCGGGCCGCCTCGAGGCCGGCACGCAGGTGCAGAACTCGGTGAAGGGCAAGAAGGAGCGCATCGGCAAGATCTACCGGATGCACGCGAACAAGCGTGAGGAGATCGACGCGGTGGGTGCCGGCGACATCGTCGCCGTCATGGGTCTGAAGCAGACCACCACCGGTGAGACCCTCTGCGACGCGGGCTCCCCGGTGATCCTGGAGTCGATGGAGTTCCCGGCCCCGGTCATCCAGGTCGCCATCGAGCCCAAGTCCAAGGGCGACCAGGAGAAGCTGGGTGTCGCCATCCAGCGCCTCGCCGAAGAGGACCCCTCGTTCCAGGTGCACACCGACGAGGAGACCGGCCAGACCATCATCGCGGGTATGGGCGAGCTGCACCTCGACGTGCTGGTCGACCGTATGAAGCGTGAGTTCCGGGTCGAGGCCAACGTCGGCAAGCCGCAGGTCGCGTACCGCGAGACCCTGCGCAAGCCGGTCGAGCGTCTCGACTACACGCACAAGAAGCAGACTGGTGGTTCCGGCCAGTTCGCGAAGGTGCAGATCGCGCTCGAGCCGCTCGAGGGCGACGGGTACGAGTTCGAGAACAAGGTCACCGGTGGCCGCATCCCGCGGGAGTACATCCCGTCCGTGGACGCGGGTTGCCAGGAGGCCATGGAGTTCGGTGTCCTCGCCGGTTACCCGCTGACCGGTGTCAAGGTCACGCTCCTCGACGGCGCGTTCCACGAGGTCGACTCGTCGGAAATGGCGTTCAAGATCGCCGGTTCGATGGCCTTCAAGGAGGCCGCCCGCAAGGCCAGCCCGGCCCTGCTCGAGCCGATGATGAAGGTCGAGGTCACCACGCCCGAGGACTACATGGGCGACGTGATCGGCGACATCAACTCCCGTCGTGGTCAGATCCAGTCCATGGAGGACCGCGCCGGCGCCAAGCTCGTCACGGGCCTGGTTCCGCTCTCGGAGATGTTCGGCTACGTCGGAGACCTCCGCAGCAAGACGTCGGGTCGCGCGAGCTACTCGATGCAGTTCGACTCCTACGCCGAGGTTCCCAAGAACGTCGCCGAGGAGATCATCGCCAAGGCCAAGGGCGAGTAA
- the rpsG gene encoding 30S ribosomal protein S7 — MPRKGPAPKRPVIIDPVYGSPLVTSLINKVLLNGKRSTAERIVYGAMEGLREKTGTDPVITLKRALENIKPTLEVKSRRVGGATYQVPVEVKPGRAATLSLRWLVGYSRARREKTMTERLMNELLDASNGLGASVKKREDTHKMAESNKAFAHYRW; from the coding sequence ATGCCTCGTAAGGGCCCCGCCCCGAAGCGCCCGGTCATCATCGACCCGGTTTACGGCTCCCCCCTGGTGACCTCCCTCATCAACAAGGTGCTGCTGAACGGCAAGCGCTCCACCGCCGAGCGCATCGTCTACGGCGCCATGGAGGGTCTGCGTGAGAAGACCGGCACCGACCCGGTCATCACGCTGAAGCGCGCGCTGGAGAACATCAAGCCGACCCTCGAGGTCAAGTCCCGCCGCGTCGGTGGTGCGACCTACCAGGTCCCGGTCGAGGTCAAGCCCGGCCGCGCCGCCACCCTCTCGCTCCGCTGGCTCGTGGGCTACTCCCGCGCCCGCCGCGAGAAGACCATGACCGAGCGCCTCATGAACGAACTGCTCGACGCCTCCAACGGCCTCGGCGCTTCGGTCAAGAAGCGTGAGGACACGCACAAGATGGCCGAGTCCAACAAGGCCTTCGCGCACTACCGCTGGTAG
- the rpsL gene encoding 30S ribosomal protein S12: MPTIQQLVRKGRQDKVEKNKTPALEGSPQRRGVCTRVFTTTPKKPNSALRKVARVRLTSGIEVTAYIPGEGHNLQEHSIVLVRGGRVKDLPGVRYKIIRGSLDTQGVKNRKQARSRYGAKKEK, translated from the coding sequence GTGCCTACGATCCAGCAGCTGGTCCGTAAGGGCCGGCAGGACAAGGTCGAGAAGAACAAGACGCCCGCACTCGAGGGTTCGCCCCAGCGCCGCGGCGTCTGCACGCGTGTGTTCACGACCACCCCGAAGAAGCCGAACTCGGCCCTGCGTAAGGTCGCGCGTGTGCGTCTGACCAGTGGGATCGAGGTCACCGCTTACATTCCGGGTGAGGGCCACAACCTGCAGGAGCACTCGATCGTGCTCGTGCGCGGCGGCCGTGTGAAGGACCTGCCGGGTGTTCGGTACAAGATCATCCGCGGCTCCCTCGACACGCAGGGCGTCAAGAACCGCAAGCAGGCTCGCAGCCGCTACGGCGCCAAGAAGGAGAAGTAA